The following is a genomic window from Labeo rohita strain BAU-BD-2019 chromosome 15, IGBB_LRoh.1.0, whole genome shotgun sequence.
catagacacacagctgggctctgGTTCTGATCTCTTATACTGAGCTGGACTATGACAAGAGATTAAAGAGATTAAAGTTAATCCTGTGTTCCGCAAATAACATTCATTTGTCCTTACAAAACAATTTAAAGAgcattttatgattatttacactattacaaaatgcaaaatgtaaattaaacagTGCTTTTGCAGATGTATCTCTGTGGGAGAAACATTATATACACTAACatcaaataaagataaaaactgtaaaaaatatacaaaaacaattCTCATATCCTGTAGAAAATAGTACTGAGTACTGTATATTTGCTCTGgttctgatcaaataaactaaacaaaaataaataaataaataaataaataaataaataaataaatacataaaagagagagagagagatgtgaaagcgaatgctttaaattactgtCAAATTATTGCACTGGTTTTGATCACTTCTGATGGATTAacaataactaacaataaaggTAATGCTTTATGACAACAAGGTCCaaagtctttattattaaacaacatCTTGCCATCTTCAATCATTTAAAGGCGAATAAATATAGTGTTTATTCAAAGTACCTGCATCCTGAAGAatcttcatctctggatgtttCTGTGTCATCCATGATTTAACAGAATCTGACATTCACCACTGACTCTGGATgtaaatgacaaacaaacaacaatttAGCTGAACGGATCCTGAGAGTCGGAGAAACAGACTTATAATTTCTTATGTTCCTGAAATCCACTGAAATCCACAGGAGTCACGTGCAAAATTTTTTGAGCATGGGCACTCACcttaattgatttttaattatatcGACAACATGCTGCGCCTTTTCTAAAAGTAGCTGCAGGTAAATTCACGGGTCTTATGAAATACTTTGATCATACGTGTGTTAAGAAACGACTTTAATAGTTTAAATAGCGAATCTTTAACTCTGAacatttactttcactttttatttgaGATTAGGGTGGTGACGCGCGTTcactcaaattaaaataattgaagagttcagatgcaaacccagttaaaagccatctcggtcaaaaatgaggtaataatagtgagtgaatgctcctgacacatattatacatccatcaaatacttttacttcaaactcactaaaataccagcctcagcccaatcagaagtaccagtacttacatagaaacctatacaaagtaacCAGAAAGAAATGCCCATTTTAAATACGTCAGTTGGAtgtagaggcttttgcatctgaactcttcaatttCAGTTCTGTTAGaacaaatgctaaaattaaccaACCTTAAACCCGTCTCTAATACATCCTCAAGGTAAACTATGAATGCGGAAGTCACCTGTAAAGCGTCACGAGACCCGAGCACTCACCTTGACCAAAATTTaattacatgtatgtatatagatCCACACAAATCCTCCAACTTTCCGTTCCAACATTAAACACTTTAATATTCCGTGTTGTAAATGGTCCATTCGTACACGGCGAAACACCTGAACATTTACTTTCACTCTATATTTGTGACGCGACCCATAAACATGACGTTTCGTGTCTTCCCTTACTGAATAATAACAGGTTTTACATTTAGCAAGGCAAACTTCAACCACTAATGGGCCGCTAGAGGGCGTTGAAGCTCCGTCCAACATTTTAAACACGTCAGACACAATATTACTTGTTAAATAAAGTGCAATCTCAACAAAGGAATACGTTTGCAACTCTCCaaagataaatgaaaacatCTGTTTAAATCTTGAGACATTCCAAAgctacttaattattttttttgtccttgATTAAACCATAAGACAATCTTGGCTTTTGTGGACCACCATCAACTGTTCTGCTTTTTCACCCAATTCTGGTTTTCAAAAGTAACCTTTGCCTCATTAATGTAATCACAATACTGATGTTATTTCAACAAACCACACTTTTAATGCTTAAAAAGATTAAACCTATGTGAGTTAATCTTTTTAAGCATATCTTATTTTCACCAATTTAAGTTTGGTTCACATGACGATTGAAAGATGACTCAAAGCTGTTTAATAAAAGCATACTCTTCAATAAATGCAagaataaaaattcacaaatctAAGAGCAATATACTTTTGCTATACTCTGAAAGAATAAAATTCAAAGCAACTTTATtcgtattaaaaaaaaaaaacagatacatCTCTATTTGAACAATAGCACATCTGCAtgaacacattttcatttatttgactgAGGTTCTTTTGATTTTTGAGGTTCCTCTCCAGCATGTGTTTGTATGTGCCTGTTTAAGTGTCCTTTTTGTGTGAAACTCCTTCCACACTGTGAGCAGCTGAATGGTTTTTCATCATTATGAATCCTACAGTGCTGCTTGAGATGACTAGCAGCTATAAAGCTCTTTCCACACTCAAAACACATGTGATCCCGCACAGCATCGTGGATTTTTTGGTGCTGTTTCAATGAGTCCAGCCTTGGAAAACACTTTCCACACAAGGAGCATTTATGGGGCCTCTCATTCGTATGAAGTGttaggtgtttttttaaatttgctgaTGAGGTAAAATTTTTCCCACATTGATCacacttaaatgctttttctcCAGAGTGATGACGCATGTGATAAATGAGTCCTGATGACTGTATGAAGCTCTTCCCACACTGACGGCATATGtgcggcttctctccagtgtggattctCTCATGTGTCACAAGGTGGCCTTTTCCTTTGAAACTCAGTCCACACTGAGAGCATGTGAATGGTCTTTCTGTAGTGTGAGTTTTCTGATGCTTTCGCAGATATTCAGATGTAATGAAGGTCTTTCCGCACTCACCACAAACATGATTTTTCACAGAAGAATGGATCTTCTGGTGCTTCTTGCAATTGGCCATTCGtgaaaaactctttccacacacTGGACACAAATAAGGCCTCTCTTGTTCTTCCATCTCatctaaaacaaacatattaatAGTGATACTTTAATAATGCTACTATGATTTTATAACTGAGGTTTTCCTACCTTAGTGTTCCTTAGCATTTAATGAATGCTAGAGAAGGAGGAAagtgtgcaatattttgacaaattaaagttaataaaacaagttaaagttaataaaagtattaagaaggtattagcctaatatttcacctaacCGACcagaaattataagaacaaacacaaatgttatcaagattcttgccctggaaatcctggttcagtttggccaaccacaaatgccttttgttcctcagacagtttttttttgcactgttctccttaatttgttataacttttggcagtctatagtactccaaatgatTTTCCTAGtctgactgattagtacagcccaaaacatgacaataattgaacaTTTACAGCAGCAGTAATTAGCAAAATATGCGGGTTTCGTTCAGTTCAGTGACATTGTTcacgttcagtgccgccaataatGCCAATTGATGAAGCATCGTAAAAACACTCCATAACAACGAATCAAAAATGGATACCAACCTATTTGCTCCTCAGTATCCTCATGCATCTTGCTGCATTCAGATAATTGATGTCCTCACTCTCCTCTTCAAATAATTTCCACAGTATTCCACACAATTTCAGATTGTGAAATTGGAGTCTCTGGCTTCACTGCAGGTGTGAAAAAAGGTTTTTTGTAAGGTTATTTATTAGTAACATTAagcttattttaataaatgtgtctGATCCACATTGCGTTccagaaatatataaatgttacaatAGAACCTGCACAGGCTACAATTAGTTCACAGCTGAATAATGTTCTGCAAGAA
Proteins encoded in this region:
- the LOC127177050 gene encoding gastrula zinc finger protein XlCGF7.1-like, with translation MHEDTEEQIDEMEEQERPYLCPVCGKSFSRMANCKKHQKIHSSVKNHVCGECGKTFITSEYLRKHQKTHTTERPFTCSQCGLSFKGKGHLVTHERIHTGEKPHICRQCGKSFIQSSGLIYHMRHHSGEKAFKCDQCGKNFTSSANLKKHLTLHTNERPHKCSLCGKCFPRLDSLKQHQKIHDAVRDHMCFECGKSFIAASHLKQHCRIHNDEKPFSCSQCGRSFTQKGHLNRHIQTHAGEEPQKSKEPQSNK